A stretch of the Ptiloglossa arizonensis isolate GNS036 chromosome 1, iyPtiAriz1_principal, whole genome shotgun sequence genome encodes the following:
- the LOC143144675 gene encoding uncharacterized protein LOC143144675, which yields MSLVYVKSSKSWSEECAIIVLWSSKELLLVLNGKQFGCETRGTLVLHYVSSKGNERQPVPTHLFQYLTANAL from the exons ATGAGTCTC GTTTATGTAAAGTCGTCGAAAAGTTGGTCGGAAGAATGTGCAATCATAGTCTTGTGGTCGAGTAAGGAACTTCTCTTAGTGCTAAATGGAAAACAATTTGGCTGCGAGACAAGAGGAACACTGGTGTTGCATTACGTCTCGTCGAAAGGGAATGAGCGCCAGCCAGTTCCGACCCACTTGTTTCAATACCTCACAGCCAATGCTCTGTGA
- the LOC143144643 gene encoding GPI alpha-1,4-mannosyltransferase I, stabilizing subunit, whose translation MILRRVNIFLPLILQSIQICKSLDAHISLTVEGEGFHRNLVYQINFDNHIDGCNVALYLELPPSLYTNINELNDLSRLGVTTACSTGETNVELFMENAKSQAVTICSLLVDTQSTLKFPIHQRYQYPSENNTYMTITLPKPKLLLGCKERIKELRVSKIDLCSPCVEIVPKWREILYIMDTEDVVWAIPVGNLYMSTIVTHITLSLTTLCTLFLIYRIWKAVPSTHEKNE comes from the exons ATGATATTACGTCGAGTAAATATATTTCTCCCTCTGATTTTACaaagtatacaaatttgtaAAAGTTTGGATGCTCACATTTCATTAACAGTAGAAGGAGAAGGATTTCATAG AAACTTAGTAtatcaaataaattttgataatcATATAGATGGGTGTAACGTTGCCTTGTATTTGGAACTACCACCTTCCTTATATACCAATATTAATGAATTGAATGATTTAAGTAGACTGGGAGTT ACTACAGCATGTTCCACAGGGGAAACAAATGTAGAACTATTCATGGAAAACGCAAAGTCTCAAGCTGTAACTATTTGTTCATTATTAGTTGATACGCAATCTACGTTAAAATTTCCTATACATCAACGTTATCAGTATCCTAGTGAAAATAATACATACATGACTATTACTTTGCCAAAGCCAAAGTTACTTCTGGGCTGTAAAGAAAGAATTAAAGAACTAAGAGTTTCTAAAATCGATTTATGTTCTCCTTGTGTAGAAATTGTTCCTAAATGGAGAGAGATTTTATATATTATG GATACAGAAGATGTTGTATGGGCAATACCAGTTGGTAACTTGTATATGTCAACTATAGTAACTCATATCACACTATCATTAACAACTCTGTGTACATTGTTTCTCATATATAGAATTTGGAAAGCTGTACCGAGTACACATGAAAAAAACGAATAA
- the LOC143144580 gene encoding putative inorganic phosphate cotransporter, which produces MTHATKRVSIISISEKMKIPTTKPKAFFGCRHVQVILMALGFLCCYAIRVTTSVTLEAMTSNVNPDFKIFAWNSSIKDTILSSFFWGYVCTQIIGSIIAQQWGAHKLFSMTLFVCSLATLLIPVAAIYGGWEAVCALRVIAGLCQGTVLPSLHTLLAKWVPVEERGRMATFVYAGGWIGNVICLLSSGLLSASAVGWPSCFYLWGIITIISSILLFTIGKESPAVHSSIPQDEKEYIETSLGVTETEEKLSTPWCAMLTSLPMWALLVTQSAQNWGFWMLLTKMPAYMGSVLGYNIKDNGMLTALPYLTAWIFSFPISYFSDLLIKRNVCTIQTSRKVCNTIGQWIPVVALICLGYVDKTRGDIAVTFLVIAVASNIAIYCGHNVNHMDLSPNFAGTLMGVTNTAANIWSILAPLAASVIIKDPTDASQWRNIFFLSAAIYFFGNLIFILFGTSKIQKWNDPVKKTKDIVLNSVTESSVENGYARKMEVIENTETEKNM; this is translated from the exons cATTCTTCGGATGTAGACACGTGCAGGTCATTTTGATGGCCTTAGGCTTCTTGTGCTGCTACGCCATTAGGGTCACTACATCCGTGACATTGGAAGCGATGACTTCCAATGTGAATCCTGACTTCAAA ATATTTGCGTGGAACAGCTCGATCAAGGACACAATTCTGAGCTCCTTCTTCTGGGGTTATGTGTGCACACAAATTATTGGAAGTATAATAGCACAGCAATGGGGAGCCCACAAACTTTTCTCGATGACCCTGTTCGTTTGCAGTCTGGCAACATTATTAATTCCCGTTGCTGCGATTTATGGTGGCTGGGAAGCTGTTTGCGCTCTCAGAGTGATCGCCGGTCTATGTCAAGGCACGGTACTTCCAAGTCTTCACACATTGCTTGCTAAGTGGGTGCCCGTGGAGGAAAGAGGAAGAATGG CGACCTTCGTTTACGCTGGAGGTTGGATCGGAAACGTGATCTGTTTGTTGAGCTCGGGTCTACTGTCAGCTTCTGCTGTAGGATGGCCTAGTTGCTTCTACCTTTGGgggattattactattatttctaGTATCCTTTTGTTTACCATTGGCAAAGAATCACCAGCTGTACATTCGAGTATACCTCAGGACGAAAAAGAATATATTGAAACTAGTCTCGGTGTAACAGAAACAGAGGAG AAATTATCGACTCCATGGTGTGCGATGTTAACTAGCCTTCCAATGTGGGCACTGCTGGTTACGCAATCCGCTCAAAATTGGGGTTTCTGGATGCTATTAACGAAAATGCCGGCGTACATGGGATCCGTCTTGGGTTATAATATCAAAGAC aacggAATGTTGACTGCACTACCCTATCTTACGGCATGGATTTTCAGTTTCCCGATAAGTTATTTCTCAGACCTTCTTATCAAACGAAATGTTTGTACGATTCAAACATCAAGGAAGGTTTGTAACACGATCGGGCAATGGATTCCAGTAGTTGCATTAATTTGTCTTGGATATGTGGATAAAACACGAGGAGACATAGCAGTAACGTTTTTAGTGATTGCTGTTGCTAGTAATATTGCTATTTACTGTGGTCACAATGTGAATCACATGGATCTCAGTCCAAACTTCGCTGGTACTTTAATGGGTGTTACAAACACAGCTGCAAACATATGGAGCATTTTGGCTCCATTAGCTGCCAGCGTTATTATTAAAGATCCG acTGATGCTTCACAATGGAGGAATATATTCTTTCTCTCTGCTGCAATATATTTCTTTGGAAatcttatatttattttgttcggCACAAGTAAAATTCAAAAGTGGAACGATCCTGTGAAAAAAACTAAAGATATTGTTTTGAACTCTGTAACAGAATCATCGGTAGAAAATGGATATGCACGAAAAATGGAAGTCATTGAAAATACGGAAACAGAAAAAAATATGTAG